The sequence CGGTTTGCTTCCGGCGGAGAGCGGCAGCTCTTTGATGGGCATTCTGAAGGCTCAACTGCGGCTTCTTCGGGACACGTCTTTTGAGTGGCCTCTGCTGGACTCCTTGCACCCCGAGTCTCTTCGCACTTTGCCAAAGAACATTGCCAAGAACTTCGCCAAGTACTTCCACAAGAAAGGCCGGGGACTCGTCGACCTAGAGCTGGAGCGCATGAAGGATCAGGTACCCCTTCGCTTTTCTCGGAGTTGAATCATTTTTGTTTCCCTTTCGCTAATTGacaagtttgtatttttccagaTTCAAGAGAAAGCGGAGATCTTCGCTCGAAGTGTGCTTGGTGAAGCAGATGCTGGCAACTTGCGCAACGGTGCTCCCGGAAGTGGTGGAGACGAGGCCCCTGAGCAAAGTGAAGGCGGATCTCCCGGAGGGCAAGAGGATGGCGCGCCGAAGCTTGGGGAGGTGTGAGAGGCGAAGGCCGAGTGATTTTGTTGTCTTTGTCTATTGTACTTAAACAAAACATTATTGTATCTAACGCCTTCGGTGTCTACGCAAGACCCTGTGTTGGCCCCTACGTGGATTACCGAAGGTATCGTTCCCTGGCATCTAAACCGTGGGAATTTTTATGTTTCTGGTTTAACTTGGGAGAAGATTCATGCTCGTCACCCTTGGCTTTTGTTCGAAGACTTCTGGTCGGATCGAAAACGTATATATGAATACCGCAACACCGATACGGAGCGATTTTTCGCGGAGTTCCAGCGCGATCCTGAGAAACATGCTTAGATTCTGGCCGAGCGCTGGTTTTGCCGTGAGGTAAAACGGCTTCTGGACACCGATAGGCCTTATAGTGCGCCCATGGGCCTTCTGGAGTTGAAGCTGGAGCCCGCACAAATTTGTGTACCGTCGTAAAGGCATTTTTGACGAAGAGTCCGCTTAATGTTGCGTTGACCTCACTTGCAGGGGAGGACTTTGAAGCATTTCTTCATCGAATTGCTGAAGAAATATTAGATCACACGGTCCGCGAGGTCATATCTGAGTTGGACCGCATTATCTTTGATGAAGAAACCTCAGATGTAACTGTATGAATTGTTGTGTTCTCTTCACCTTCGTGCAAagtgtgacacttcaggtgtctagtAATTAGAACATAGGATAATGTGTGAAATTTGTGTTTGTTCTTGTGTGAAAGTTTAATTTTTTCCAATGCAAAATTAGGTGTATTTTTGTAATTAGGGAAAATTACAAGccccctttttgcaaaagtttttgacTTAAGGagcaaattcaaatttgtaaaGGGCTTTCTTG comes from Panicum virgatum strain AP13 chromosome 4K, P.virgatum_v5, whole genome shotgun sequence and encodes:
- the LOC120703647 gene encoding uncharacterized protein LOC120703647 — its product is MSQEETVKVSKLFRWIRASLVMARSGADFKFELSATVAARTLSAAVCGLLPAESGSSLMGILKAQLRLLRDTSFEWPLLDSLHPESLRTLPKNIAKNFAKYFHKKGRGLVDLELERMKDQIQEKAEIFARSVLGEADAGNLRNGAPGSGGDEAPEQSEGGSPGGQEDGAPKLGEV